A region from the Acomys russatus chromosome 24, mAcoRus1.1, whole genome shotgun sequence genome encodes:
- the Phyhd1 gene encoding phytanoyl-CoA dioxygenase domain-containing protein 1, with the protein MACLSPSQLKKFQEDGFLLLDGFLTADECAAMQQRIGVVVAEMDVPLHCRTEFSTQEDEQLRTQGNTDYFLSSGDKVRFFFEKGVFDKKGQFLVPPEKSINKIGHALHAHDPVFRSITHSPKMQVLVRSLGFRMPVVVQSMYIFKQPYFGGEVSPHQDATFLYTEPLGRVLGVWIAVEDAMLENGCLWFIPGSHTSGVSRRMIRAPAGSEPATSFLGSEPAWDDNLFVPLPVRRGGLVLIHGEVVHKSEQNLSDHSRQAYTFHLMEAADGTVWSPGNWLQPTAELPFPPLYS; encoded by the exons ATGGCCTGCCTGAGTCCCTCACAGCTCAAGAAG TTCCAGgaggatgggtttctgctgttggACGGATTCCTGACAGCAGACGAGTGTGCGGCCATGCAGCAGAGGATTGGTGTGGTCGTGGCTGAGATGGATGTCCCTCTGCACTGCCGTACGGAGTTTTCAACCCAGGAAGATGAGCAGCTTCGAACTCAG GGCAACACAGACTACTTCTTGAGCAGCGGTGACAAGGTTCGGTTCTTCTTTGAGAAAGGCGTTTTTGACAAGAAAG GACAATTCTTGGTCCCACCAGAGAAATCTATCAACAAAATTGGCCATG CTCTGCATGCCCATGACCCAGTCTTCAGGAGCATCACACACTCTCCCAAGATGCAG GTTTTGGTCAGAAGTTTGGGCTTCCGGATGCCGGTGGTGGTACAGAGCATGTATATCTTTAAG CAACCTTACTTTGGCGGTGAAG TCTCCCCTCACCAGGATGCTACCTTCCTGTACACGGAGCCCCTGGGCCGCGTGCTGGGCGTGTGGATTGCAGTGGAAGATGCCATGCTGGAGAACGGCTGCCTCTGGTTCATCCCTGGCTCCCACACCA GTGGGGTGTCAAGGAGGATGATCAGAGCTCCTGCAGGCTCCGAGCCTGCCACCAGCTTCCTTGGgtcagagccagcctgggatgACAACCTCTTTGTGCCTTTGCCAGTGAGGAGAG GGGGTCTGGTCCTGATCCATGGAGAAGTGGTGCACAAGAGCGAGCAGAACCTTTCCGACCACTCACGCCAGGCCTATACTTTCCACCTCATGGAGGCTGCAGACGGCACCGTCTGGAGCCCAGGGAATTG GCTCCAGCCCACAGCTGAGCTGCCCTTCCCACCACTCTACAGCTAA